From Actinosynnema mirum DSM 43827, a single genomic window includes:
- a CDS encoding DUF2397 domain-containing protein — protein sequence MEPARLKLYAYLDAREHQRTYLAIMRLFTSTLLADLSAGEVAGALAGAEREGRVDHGESRIENVINRLKQLVEWGNLVQGRREVVASSIAEFQHGSVRYQVSKLAVRVQRDVDELLRVPEGAREVSRELLPAVERGLGQLGRTLSEALLTGGRGPREALAEQVTTLFLQHAELAATVRDFYAYLGQVVTRHHLAADEISGFRDLLVEYIQRVVEDVLRHTPAIAAALANLAGARPELLRLLGASGLGERVERARGRSAEDWRELTDWFVDRPGRPSQVTALRDATARAIGSLLASVKRATSGGGLLPGRRAELLKLAAWFDGGTREQAHELYAAAFGLYGARHLSPAPEHDGDDERTPWATGPAADVPVSVRSRSDRSARGRTSRILDDPMTEQSLLAEARHADERRAASVAELAAAAPRLAEAELSGEALGVLCELLTLAMAQRDSAVDPGSAADPVRGLRVTVEHVAGRAAVIRSKAGTLTLHDSTLVLD from the coding sequence GTGGAACCAGCCCGCTTGAAGCTCTACGCCTACCTGGACGCGCGCGAGCACCAGCGCACCTACCTGGCGATCATGCGGCTGTTCACGTCCACGCTGCTCGCCGACCTGTCCGCGGGCGAGGTCGCGGGCGCGCTGGCCGGGGCCGAGCGCGAGGGGCGGGTCGACCACGGCGAGTCGCGCATCGAGAACGTGATCAACCGGCTCAAGCAGCTGGTCGAGTGGGGCAACCTGGTGCAGGGCCGCCGCGAGGTGGTGGCGTCCAGCATCGCCGAGTTCCAGCACGGCAGCGTCCGCTACCAGGTCAGCAAGCTCGCGGTGCGCGTGCAGCGGGACGTGGACGAGCTGCTGCGGGTGCCCGAGGGCGCCCGCGAGGTGTCCCGCGAGCTGCTGCCCGCCGTCGAGCGCGGCCTCGGCCAGCTCGGGCGCACCCTGTCCGAGGCGCTGCTCACCGGCGGGCGCGGGCCGCGCGAGGCGCTCGCCGAGCAGGTCACCACCCTGTTCCTGCAGCACGCCGAGCTGGCCGCGACGGTCCGCGACTTCTACGCCTACCTCGGCCAGGTCGTCACCCGGCACCACCTGGCGGCCGACGAGATCAGCGGCTTCCGGGACCTGCTCGTGGAGTACATCCAGCGGGTCGTGGAGGACGTGCTGCGGCACACCCCGGCGATCGCGGCGGCGCTGGCGAACCTGGCGGGCGCGCGGCCCGAGCTGCTGCGGCTGCTGGGCGCGTCGGGCCTGGGCGAGCGGGTGGAGCGGGCGCGCGGGCGGTCCGCCGAGGACTGGCGGGAGCTGACCGACTGGTTCGTCGACCGGCCCGGCCGCCCCAGCCAGGTCACCGCGCTGCGCGACGCGACGGCCCGCGCCATCGGCTCGCTGCTGGCCAGCGTGAAGCGGGCGACCTCGGGCGGCGGGCTGCTGCCCGGCCGCAGGGCGGAGCTGCTGAAGCTGGCCGCCTGGTTCGACGGCGGCACCCGCGAGCAGGCGCACGAGCTGTACGCGGCGGCGTTCGGCCTCTACGGGGCGCGGCACCTGTCCCCCGCGCCCGAGCACGACGGCGACGACGAGCGCACCCCGTGGGCCACCGGACCCGCCGCGGACGTGCCGGTGAGCGTGCGCAGCCGGTCGGACCGCAGCGCGCGCGGGCGCACCTCGCGCATCCTGGACGACCCGATGACCGAGCAGTCCCTGCTCGCCGAGGCCAGGCACGCGGACGAGCGGCGCGCCGCGTCCGTCGCGGAGCTGGCGGCGGCGGCGCCCCGGCTGGCCGAGGCCGAGCTGTCCGGCGAGGCGCTGGGCGTGCTGTGCGAGCTGCTGACCCTGGCCATGGCGCAGCGCGACAGCGCCGTCGACCCCGGTTCGGCGGCCGACCCGGTGCGCGGGCTGCGGGTGACCGTGGAGCACGTCGCGGGCCGCGCCGCCGTGATCCGCTCGAAGGCCGGGACCCTGACCCTGCACGACTCGACCCTGGTGCTGGACTGA
- a CDS encoding cobalamin biosynthesis protein codes for MSLGRAVGLALGVAADAVFGDPRRGHPVAAFGRVAGALEQRLHRDDKGAGAAHVVVLVGGVVLAGAAVERLAGRSEALRALTTAAATWVVLGGASLADEGTAMGRELDGGDLVAARDRLPNLCGRDPERLDTMGLAKATVESVAENTSDAVVAPLVWGAVAGVPGLLGYRAVNTLDAMIGHRSARYRNFGWAAARLDDLANLLPSRLAALLTVAGAPVVGGSAGEAWQVWRRDAAAHPSPNAGQVEAAFAGALEIQLGGRTVYSYGPEDRPVLGHGRNPDAGHVTRAVELSRVVGAGAAAVSALVAVLVRRKRRG; via the coding sequence ATGAGCCTGGGACGTGCGGTCGGGTTGGCGCTCGGGGTCGCGGCCGACGCGGTGTTCGGCGATCCCCGGCGGGGGCACCCGGTCGCGGCGTTCGGGCGGGTCGCGGGCGCGCTGGAGCAGCGGCTGCACCGGGACGACAAGGGCGCGGGCGCGGCGCACGTGGTGGTGCTGGTCGGCGGGGTCGTGCTCGCGGGCGCGGCCGTCGAGCGGCTGGCCGGGCGGTCCGAGGCGCTGCGCGCGCTGACCACGGCCGCCGCGACCTGGGTGGTGCTGGGCGGGGCCTCGCTGGCCGACGAGGGCACCGCCATGGGGCGCGAGCTGGACGGCGGCGACCTGGTGGCGGCCCGCGACCGGCTGCCGAACCTGTGCGGGCGCGACCCCGAGCGGCTGGACACGATGGGCCTGGCCAAGGCGACCGTCGAGTCGGTGGCCGAGAACACCTCGGACGCGGTCGTCGCGCCGCTGGTGTGGGGCGCGGTCGCGGGCGTGCCCGGCCTGCTCGGCTACCGCGCGGTGAACACCCTGGACGCGATGATCGGCCACCGCTCGGCCCGCTACCGGAACTTCGGGTGGGCGGCGGCGCGCCTGGACGACCTGGCGAACCTGCTGCCGTCCCGGCTGGCCGCGCTGCTCACCGTCGCGGGCGCGCCCGTCGTGGGCGGCTCGGCGGGCGAGGCGTGGCAGGTGTGGCGGCGGGACGCGGCGGCGCACCCGAGCCCCAACGCCGGGCAGGTGGAGGCCGCGTTCGCCGGGGCGCTGGAGATCCAGCTCGGGGGGCGCACGGTGTACTCGTACGGGCCGGAGGACCGGCCGGTGCTCGGGCACGGGCGCAACCCGGACGCCGGGCACGTGACGCGGGCGGTGGAGCTGTCCAGGGTCGTCGGCGCGGGCGCGGCGGCGGTGTCCGCGCTGGTCGCGGTGCTCGTGCGGCGCAAGCGGCGGGGCTGA
- a CDS encoding ROK family transcriptional regulator gives MQRKLTVRDLRAGNRARVLRTLYFDRPRSRQEIAGLTGLSQASVSTVVGELIGEGTVVEAGQVESDGGRPRVLLRVDPARGVVVGVDVGETHVLVEAFDLTLERLAGIELPAPRPLTPEAVAACVLRGVRRVLDDAGAPGPVLGVGVGVPGSVDGGVVHAQTVGWHGAPLERLLRAGLDVPLHLDNGANTLGQAEAWFGAGRGAPTVVVALIGSGVGASVVVAGAPYRGAFGGAGEWGHTTVALDGARCRCGANGCLEAYLGAGALVDRYRALAPDADGGDADEDQERAFRSLLAARTPEAERVLAEAVRYAGLGVGNLVNLLNPTRVVVGGWAGLLLGERFLAEIRAEAGTHALRRSFEQVEVVLGELGAESVALGAATLPVADFLASGGVAASAPPAGRAAAR, from the coding sequence GTGCAACGCAAGTTGACCGTGCGCGACCTGCGCGCGGGCAACCGGGCGCGGGTCCTGCGCACCCTGTACTTCGACCGACCGCGCAGCAGGCAGGAGATCGCCGGCCTCACCGGCCTGAGCCAGGCCTCCGTGAGCACCGTCGTGGGCGAGCTGATCGGCGAGGGCACCGTGGTCGAGGCGGGCCAGGTCGAGTCGGACGGCGGACGTCCCCGCGTGCTGCTGCGGGTCGACCCGGCGCGGGGCGTCGTCGTCGGCGTGGACGTGGGCGAGACGCACGTGCTGGTGGAGGCGTTCGACCTCACCCTGGAGCGCCTGGCGGGCATCGAGCTCCCCGCGCCCCGCCCGCTGACCCCCGAGGCCGTGGCCGCCTGCGTCCTGCGCGGCGTCCGCCGGGTCCTGGACGACGCGGGCGCGCCCGGCCCGGTGCTGGGCGTGGGCGTCGGCGTGCCCGGCTCCGTGGACGGCGGGGTGGTGCACGCCCAGACCGTCGGCTGGCACGGCGCCCCGCTGGAGCGCCTGCTCCGGGCCGGGCTGGACGTGCCGCTGCACCTGGACAACGGGGCCAACACCCTCGGCCAGGCCGAGGCGTGGTTCGGCGCGGGCCGGGGCGCGCCGACCGTGGTGGTGGCGCTGATCGGCTCCGGCGTGGGCGCGAGCGTCGTGGTGGCGGGCGCGCCGTACCGGGGCGCGTTCGGCGGCGCGGGGGAGTGGGGCCACACGACCGTGGCGCTGGACGGCGCGCGGTGCCGCTGCGGGGCCAACGGCTGCCTGGAGGCGTACCTGGGCGCGGGCGCCCTGGTGGACCGCTACCGCGCGCTCGCGCCGGACGCGGACGGGGGCGACGCGGACGAGGACCAGGAGCGGGCCTTCCGCTCCCTGCTGGCCGCGCGCACCCCGGAGGCCGAGCGGGTCCTGGCCGAGGCGGTCCGCTACGCGGGCCTCGGCGTCGGCAACCTGGTCAACCTGCTGAACCCGACCCGCGTCGTCGTGGGCGGCTGGGCCGGGCTGCTGCTGGGCGAGCGGTTCCTGGCCGAGATCCGGGCGGAGGCGGGCACGCACGCCCTGCGCCGCTCGTTCGAGCAGGTCGAGGTGGTGCTGGGGGAGCTGGGCGCGGAGTCGGTGGCGCTGGGCGCGGCGACCCTGCCGGTGGCGGACTTCCTGGCGAGCGGCGGGGTGGCCGCGAGCGCCCCGCCCGCGGGCCGGGCGGCGGCCCGCTAG
- a CDS encoding amidohydrolase family protein yields the protein MRTAITRARVFDGHALTEPRTVVLDGPLITADTTTGGARVVDARGAVLLPGLVDAHVHVTTEAQLTALRDHGVTTALDMAAFPITVVDALRSLPGLPEIRTAGVPAAAPGGHHARVPGFPPEAEVAGPADADAFVAARLAEGSDHLKIVLEGDLMPVPTVVALVAAAHARGLLVVAHTADPAAVAIAAEAGVDVLTHLPLGAPLDPAPVAALAGRVVVPTLTMMEGAAERAGAPQAFAGTLASAGALHRAGVPLLAGTDANDQPAVPFSPEHGPSLHHELELLVAAGLTPVEALNAATTRPAGLLGLPDRGAVRPGLRADLVLVDGDPLADIADTRAITRVWSAGVEHVAA from the coding sequence GTGCGCACCGCCATCACCCGCGCCCGCGTGTTCGACGGCCACGCCCTGACCGAGCCGAGGACCGTCGTCCTGGACGGCCCGCTCATCACCGCCGACACCACCACCGGCGGCGCGCGCGTGGTCGACGCGCGGGGCGCGGTCCTGCTGCCCGGCCTGGTCGACGCGCACGTCCACGTCACCACCGAGGCCCAGCTGACCGCCCTGCGCGACCACGGCGTCACCACCGCGCTGGACATGGCCGCGTTCCCGATCACCGTCGTGGACGCCCTCCGGTCGCTCCCCGGCCTGCCCGAGATCCGCACGGCGGGCGTCCCGGCGGCGGCCCCCGGCGGCCACCACGCCCGCGTCCCCGGCTTCCCGCCGGAGGCCGAGGTGGCGGGCCCGGCCGACGCCGACGCCTTCGTGGCCGCGCGCCTCGCCGAGGGCTCGGACCACCTGAAGATCGTCCTGGAGGGCGACCTGATGCCGGTGCCCACGGTCGTGGCGCTGGTCGCCGCCGCCCACGCGCGCGGCCTGCTGGTCGTGGCCCACACCGCGGACCCGGCCGCCGTCGCCATCGCGGCCGAGGCGGGCGTGGACGTGCTCACCCACCTGCCGCTGGGCGCGCCCCTCGACCCCGCCCCGGTCGCGGCGCTGGCGGGCCGGGTCGTGGTGCCGACGCTGACGATGATGGAGGGCGCGGCGGAACGCGCGGGCGCGCCGCAGGCGTTCGCGGGGACCCTGGCGAGCGCGGGCGCGCTGCACCGCGCGGGCGTGCCGCTGCTGGCGGGCACCGACGCGAACGACCAGCCCGCCGTCCCGTTCAGCCCCGAGCACGGCCCGTCGCTGCACCACGAGCTGGAACTGCTGGTGGCGGCGGGCCTGACACCGGTCGAGGCGCTCAACGCCGCCACCACGCGCCCCGCCGGGCTGCTCGGCCTGCCCGACCGGGGCGCGGTCCGGCCCGGCCTGCGCGCCGACCTGGTCCTGGTCGACGGCGACCCGCTCGCCGACATCGCGGACACCCGCGCGATCACCCGCGTGTGGTCCGCCGGGGTCGAGCACGTCGCGGCGTGA
- a CDS encoding TetR/AcrR family transcriptional regulator — protein sequence MPADARTTKPRRRGDALTGAIYLATLEELARTGLEPLAFDRIAAVAGAGKASLYRRWATPAELVLAALTDPLTGFGEPTPEPGTGTLRGDLVELLTGLARVLEQPHGRALRPLVAQRERHPELHARVVELVLAPRQRLLLRVLERAVERGEADPAAVTPRVATVGPRLVLTEHDHRGPVSAAEVEAIVDEVLLPLAAPRKRA from the coding sequence GTGCCAGCCGACGCCCGCACCACCAAGCCCCGGCGCAGGGGCGACGCGCTCACCGGGGCCATCTACCTCGCGACCCTGGAGGAGCTGGCCCGCACCGGGCTGGAACCGCTGGCCTTCGACCGGATCGCGGCCGTCGCGGGCGCGGGCAAGGCCTCGCTCTACCGCCGGTGGGCGACCCCGGCGGAGCTGGTGCTGGCCGCGCTGACCGATCCGCTCACCGGGTTCGGCGAACCGACCCCGGAGCCGGGCACGGGAACGCTGCGCGGGGACCTGGTCGAGCTGCTCACCGGGCTGGCGCGCGTGCTGGAGCAGCCGCACGGCCGGGCGCTCCGGCCGCTGGTCGCCCAGCGGGAGCGGCACCCCGAGCTGCACGCGCGGGTCGTGGAACTGGTGCTGGCGCCGAGGCAGCGGCTGCTGCTGCGGGTGCTGGAGCGCGCGGTGGAGCGGGGCGAGGCGGACCCGGCGGCGGTCACGCCCAGGGTGGCCACCGTGGGACCGAGGCTGGTGCTCACCGAGCACGACCACCGGGGGCCGGTGTCCGCGGCCGAGGTCGAGGCGATCGTCGACGAGGTGCTGCTCCCGCTGGCCGCGCCCCGGAAGCGCGCCTAG
- a CDS encoding TIGR02680 family protein — translation MSDRWRLHRGGIVNIWQYAEQVFDFSGGRAIFQGTNGSGKSRTLELLLPLCLDGDLRQVGSKGFDTVSLRRLMLDDYDGGPNRIGYAWVELRRGEDEYLTCGLGVKASKTSQAITDSWRFITPLRVGRQLQLVGAERTPLGPAHLREAIGADCVLEEAAFRARVAEEVYGVPAARYGDLLHLQRTLRNPDVGLKVLEGQLEQILSDALPPLDQAMVEQLATSFDDLESIRENITRLSTADSALGTFLKTYSDYALGGLRSSAERLGAAEDGVRKLEREGARLTAALERTRAERADAERSQSDLEAGEQRAEERIGALKELPAFRGLEDLRTRERLVEEKRSSARVALEVAAKQRAQEDGAVDGVLRLLRRLAEDLGTARELAEPLRGRLLAAGLELELPQVPPVASAEPVVRAESVRAKPDPEAEPQPIERRVPPAAPVVPVEAAADRVAEVAAEAGRRGALVLALHQRSVELDSAARALESLEGAVGDAARAASEAVARRDREAGELAGTGREWLGAVAAWRDAEPFAGVALRLPEAVDPARARALAAKARDGARPLVSAAREAERGAADRVAGLRASIDERDVELTGLRGGSERAPDAARFTGGGRDSGAGAPFYRLVDFRAGVDDAGRAGLEASLEASGLLDAWVPGDPALAAVDGARSEVFAVPGEAVGGASLADVLEPAVEPGSPVSAELVGALLASVSLASVSLASPAGTPGSGAVSADVDGGWRAGVLVGRWGKPAAEFIGAGAREGARRRRIAELEERLAGLREELGAAEAEAVAAREQVRRWESHLERFPADRDLVARHGRVQAAQEGAERAGRRVGELEEELGRARARDAAARAEVVQEAAAAGLVAETEALRQAQQAASDAQRTADRLADVLRRQCGGTLADLADAAHRYRVAEQDRVAAEQDAEERCSDYAAQAATLTELAGAVGGEARKVADQLAALEAGRRTTREDLREMREQVAEAREKAAKLEAQLDASAEQLAGAREGAGRAEEQFLAAVRAPGVLVAALPDAGPEWEPARVREALAGIDRRGAGEATVITKLQALQTSLAGSHDIAAEQHAGLLTVTVTGEEGARPVALAARQVTARLAEQRGFLDERYQTIFADYLIRDLAEWLRGQVAVAEDLCRRMNEVLGKARSSQGVHVKLAWKPSAALDEGTRDALALVRLPYAERDPEQDATLRRVFTERIEQERDAHSGSYAEVLSRALDYRTWHQFTVTVADTGPDGGPRERRLRQLSSGETRLISYVTLFAAGAAFYDAVSGEFSPLRLVLLDEAFERLDDPTIARMLGLLVDLDMDWVITWPSGWGVSDKIPRMHIYDVLRPKNGRGVACTQTTWDGAGLDRVDP, via the coding sequence GTGAGCGACAGGTGGCGGCTGCACCGCGGCGGGATCGTCAACATCTGGCAGTACGCGGAGCAGGTGTTCGACTTCTCCGGCGGGCGGGCGATCTTCCAGGGCACCAACGGGTCCGGCAAGTCCCGGACGCTGGAGCTGCTGCTGCCGCTGTGCCTCGACGGCGACCTGCGGCAGGTCGGCTCGAAGGGCTTCGACACGGTCAGCCTGCGGCGGCTCATGCTCGACGACTACGACGGCGGGCCGAACCGCATCGGGTACGCCTGGGTGGAGCTGCGGCGCGGTGAGGACGAGTACCTGACCTGCGGGTTGGGCGTGAAGGCGTCGAAGACCTCGCAGGCGATCACCGACTCGTGGCGGTTCATCACGCCGCTGCGGGTGGGCAGGCAGCTCCAGCTGGTGGGGGCCGAGCGCACCCCGCTGGGGCCCGCGCACCTGCGGGAGGCCATCGGCGCGGACTGCGTGCTGGAGGAGGCGGCGTTCCGGGCCCGCGTGGCCGAGGAGGTGTACGGGGTCCCGGCCGCCCGGTACGGGGACCTGCTGCACCTGCAGCGGACGCTGCGCAACCCCGACGTGGGCCTGAAGGTCCTGGAGGGGCAGCTGGAGCAGATCCTGTCGGACGCGCTGCCGCCGCTGGACCAGGCGATGGTGGAGCAGCTGGCGACCTCGTTCGACGACCTGGAGTCGATCCGGGAGAACATCACCCGGCTGTCGACGGCGGACTCGGCGCTGGGGACGTTCCTCAAGACGTACTCGGACTACGCGCTGGGCGGGCTGCGGTCCTCGGCCGAGCGGCTGGGCGCGGCCGAGGACGGGGTGCGCAAGCTGGAGCGGGAGGGCGCGCGGCTGACGGCGGCGCTGGAGCGGACCCGCGCGGAGCGCGCCGACGCCGAGCGGTCGCAGAGCGACCTGGAGGCCGGGGAGCAGCGGGCCGAGGAGCGGATCGGGGCGCTCAAGGAGCTGCCCGCGTTCCGGGGCCTGGAGGACCTGCGCACCCGCGAGCGGCTGGTGGAGGAGAAGCGGTCGTCGGCCCGCGTCGCGCTGGAGGTGGCGGCGAAGCAGCGGGCGCAGGAGGACGGCGCGGTCGACGGGGTGCTGCGGCTGCTGCGGCGGCTCGCCGAGGACCTGGGGACGGCCCGCGAGCTGGCCGAGCCGCTGCGCGGGCGGCTGCTGGCGGCCGGGCTGGAGCTGGAGCTGCCGCAGGTGCCCCCGGTGGCGTCGGCGGAACCGGTGGTGCGGGCCGAGTCGGTGCGGGCCAAGCCCGACCCGGAGGCCGAGCCGCAGCCGATCGAGCGGCGGGTGCCGCCCGCGGCGCCGGTGGTGCCGGTGGAGGCGGCGGCGGACCGGGTGGCCGAGGTCGCGGCCGAGGCCGGGCGGCGCGGGGCGCTGGTGCTGGCGCTGCACCAGCGGTCGGTGGAGCTGGACTCGGCGGCGCGCGCCCTGGAGTCGTTGGAGGGCGCGGTCGGCGACGCGGCGCGGGCCGCCTCGGAGGCGGTGGCGCGGCGGGACCGGGAGGCCGGGGAGCTGGCCGGGACCGGGCGCGAGTGGTTGGGCGCGGTGGCCGCGTGGCGGGACGCCGAGCCGTTCGCCGGGGTCGCGCTGCGGCTGCCGGAGGCGGTGGACCCGGCGCGGGCCCGCGCGCTGGCGGCGAAGGCCCGTGACGGGGCGAGGCCGCTGGTGTCGGCGGCGCGCGAGGCCGAGCGCGGCGCGGCGGACCGGGTGGCCGGGCTGCGGGCGTCGATCGACGAGCGGGACGTGGAGCTGACCGGGCTGCGGGGTGGCTCGGAGCGCGCGCCCGACGCCGCGCGGTTCACCGGCGGTGGGCGGGACTCGGGCGCCGGGGCGCCGTTCTACCGGCTGGTCGACTTCAGGGCCGGGGTGGACGACGCGGGGCGGGCCGGGCTGGAGGCCTCGCTGGAGGCGTCCGGGCTGCTGGACGCCTGGGTGCCCGGCGACCCCGCGCTCGCGGCGGTGGACGGGGCGCGCAGCGAGGTGTTCGCGGTGCCGGGCGAGGCGGTGGGCGGGGCGTCGCTGGCCGACGTGCTGGAGCCCGCCGTCGAGCCGGGGTCGCCGGTGTCGGCGGAGCTGGTCGGGGCGCTGCTGGCCTCGGTGTCGCTGGCCTCGGTGTCGCTGGCCTCGCCTGCGGGGACGCCGGGTTCCGGCGCGGTCTCGGCGGACGTCGACGGCGGGTGGCGGGCCGGGGTGCTGGTGGGCCGGTGGGGCAAGCCCGCCGCCGAGTTCATCGGCGCGGGCGCGCGGGAGGGCGCGCGGCGGCGGCGGATCGCCGAGCTGGAGGAGCGGCTGGCGGGCCTGCGCGAGGAGCTGGGCGCGGCCGAGGCCGAGGCGGTGGCGGCGCGCGAGCAGGTGCGCCGGTGGGAGTCGCACCTGGAGCGGTTCCCCGCCGACCGGGACCTGGTGGCCAGGCACGGCCGGGTGCAGGCCGCGCAGGAGGGCGCCGAGCGGGCCGGGCGGCGGGTCGGCGAGCTGGAGGAGGAGCTGGGCCGGGCGCGGGCGCGGGACGCCGCGGCGCGGGCCGAGGTCGTGCAGGAGGCGGCGGCGGCCGGGCTGGTCGCCGAGACCGAGGCGCTGCGGCAGGCGCAGCAGGCGGCCTCCGACGCGCAGCGCACCGCCGACCGGCTCGCGGACGTGCTGCGCAGGCAGTGCGGCGGGACGCTGGCGGACCTCGCGGACGCGGCGCACCGGTACCGGGTGGCCGAGCAGGACCGGGTGGCGGCCGAGCAGGACGCCGAGGAGCGGTGCTCGGACTACGCGGCCCAGGCGGCGACGCTGACCGAGCTGGCAGGCGCGGTGGGCGGCGAGGCGCGGAAGGTCGCCGACCAGCTGGCCGCGCTGGAGGCCGGGCGGCGCACGACCCGCGAGGACCTGCGGGAGATGCGGGAGCAGGTCGCGGAGGCGCGGGAGAAGGCGGCGAAGCTGGAGGCCCAGCTGGACGCGTCCGCCGAGCAGCTGGCCGGGGCGCGGGAGGGCGCGGGACGGGCCGAGGAGCAGTTCCTGGCGGCCGTGCGCGCGCCGGGCGTGCTCGTGGCGGCGCTGCCGGACGCCGGGCCCGAGTGGGAGCCCGCGCGGGTGCGGGAGGCGCTGGCAGGCATCGACCGGCGGGGCGCGGGCGAGGCCACGGTGATCACCAAGTTGCAGGCGTTGCAGACCTCGCTGGCGGGCAGCCACGACATCGCGGCCGAGCAGCACGCCGGGCTGCTGACGGTGACGGTGACCGGCGAGGAGGGCGCGCGGCCGGTGGCGCTGGCGGCGCGGCAGGTGACGGCGAGGTTGGCCGAGCAGCGCGGGTTCCTGGACGAGCGGTACCAGACGATCTTCGCGGACTACCTGATCCGGGACCTGGCGGAGTGGCTGCGCGGGCAGGTCGCGGTGGCCGAGGACCTGTGCAGGCGGATGAACGAGGTGCTCGGGAAGGCGCGGTCCAGCCAGGGCGTGCACGTGAAGCTGGCCTGGAAGCCGTCGGCCGCGCTGGACGAGGGCACGCGGGACGCGCTGGCGCTGGTGCGGCTGCCCTACGCGGAGCGCGACCCGGAGCAGGACGCGACGCTGCGGCGGGTGTTCACCGAGCGGATCGAGCAGGAGCGGGACGCGCACAGCGGCAGCTACGCCGAGGTGCTGTCGCGGGCGCTGGACTACCGGACCTGGCACCAGTTCACGGTGACCGTGGCCGACACCGGCCCGGACGGCGGGCCCAGGGAGCGGCGGCTGCGGCAGCTGTCGTCGGGCGAGACGCGACTGATCTCGTACGTGACGCTGTTCGCGGCGGGGGCGGCGTTCTACGACGCGGTGAGCGGGGAGTTCTCGCCGCTGCGGCTGGTGCTGCTGGACGAGGCGTTCGAGCGGCTGGACGACCCGACCATCGCGCGGATGCTGGGGCTGCTGGTGGACCTGGACATGGACTGGGTGATCACCTGGCCGTCGGGGTGGGGCGTGTCGGACAAGATCCCGAGGATGCACATCTACGACGTGCTGCGGCCCAAGAACGGGCGCGGGGTGGCCTGCACGCAGACCACCTGGGACGGGGCCGGGCTGGACCGGGTCGACCCGTAG
- a CDS encoding TIGR02678 family protein, translating into MFDDLSEIDSAIVVRCARTLLRRPLLRADGPDGELLGAVYRHRFALQDLFAGLLGYRLVVERRFARLYKAGPGHDDSRGAGLTPRGYAYLALVLAVLTGVGRQVLLSRLVADARAAAAEAGIAVVDDVVDRRALTSALRHLVALGVLHETEGSVDAQAEALITVDTDLLGQLLTGPVGEADGARRLVELAARPGPRGVEHAVRRRLVENPVVLYADLPPEQADWLRRNQRKESALLETAFGLRTECRAEGVLASDPEDYLTDLYFPGTSTVARIALLALPELLESRPVAGGRHPVDPARAREVCAELVADYPAAWSKQYVEDLGGLTAEVLELLRRTGLAAPDAEGPGWTLAPTAHRWVPVPDGAPEREVEVVAAPEPQSWSLFDEESA; encoded by the coding sequence ATGTTCGACGACCTCTCCGAGATCGACTCCGCGATCGTGGTGCGCTGCGCGCGCACCCTGCTGCGACGGCCGCTGCTGCGCGCCGACGGCCCCGACGGCGAGCTGCTGGGCGCGGTGTACCGGCACCGGTTCGCGCTGCAGGACCTGTTCGCGGGCCTGCTGGGCTACCGGCTGGTGGTGGAGCGCCGGTTCGCCCGGCTGTACAAGGCCGGGCCCGGCCACGACGACAGCCGGGGCGCGGGCCTGACGCCGCGCGGCTACGCGTACCTGGCGCTGGTGCTGGCCGTGCTGACCGGCGTCGGCCGCCAGGTGCTGCTGTCGCGGCTGGTCGCCGACGCGCGGGCGGCGGCGGCCGAGGCCGGGATCGCCGTGGTGGACGACGTGGTGGACCGGCGGGCGCTGACCTCGGCGCTGCGGCACCTGGTGGCGCTGGGCGTGCTGCACGAGACCGAGGGCTCGGTGGACGCGCAGGCCGAGGCGCTGATCACCGTGGACACCGACCTGCTGGGGCAGCTGCTGACCGGCCCGGTGGGCGAGGCGGACGGCGCGCGGCGGCTGGTGGAGCTGGCGGCGCGGCCGGGGCCCAGGGGCGTGGAGCACGCGGTGCGGCGCAGGCTGGTGGAGAACCCGGTGGTGCTGTACGCGGACCTGCCGCCGGAGCAGGCGGACTGGTTGCGGCGCAACCAGCGCAAGGAGTCGGCGCTGCTGGAGACCGCGTTCGGGCTGCGCACCGAGTGCCGCGCCGAGGGCGTGCTCGCCTCCGACCCCGAGGACTACCTGACGGACCTGTACTTCCCCGGCACGTCGACGGTGGCGCGGATCGCGCTGCTGGCGCTGCCGGAGCTGCTGGAGTCGCGGCCGGTGGCGGGCGGGCGGCACCCGGTGGACCCGGCCCGCGCGCGCGAGGTGTGCGCGGAGCTGGTGGCGGACTACCCGGCGGCGTGGTCGAAGCAGTACGTGGAGGACCTGGGCGGGCTGACCGCCGAGGTGCTGGAGCTGCTGCGGCGCACCGGGCTGGCCGCACCGGACGCCGAGGGGCCGGGGTGGACGCTGGCGCCGACCGCGCACCGGTGGGTCCCGGTGCCGGACGGCGCGCCGGAGCGCGAGGTCGAGGTCGTGGCGGCGCCGGAGCCGCAGAGCTGGTCGTTGTTCGATGAGGAGAGCGCGTGA